A window of Dysidea avara chromosome 1, odDysAvar1.4, whole genome shotgun sequence genomic DNA:
catttgcagcaccatgccaAGAACATATATGTATTAGCCTCCTGAGGACAAACACTCGTTCTCTCTGCTACATgctatgactgttctattagagtgtttgactgactgttctattagagaatcttgatcATATTTCTTGATCAATAACATCTAGCTAGTTTATTCCCATGCATCATCGGTTTAGATGTCACTGTATAATAGTTGGTCACCGCAAATAACTGTATTATGAAGTGTAACATGATAATACTACTATAGTATTCACAACGTGACACACTCAAAAGTTAATTTTTTTGTGCcagtacatataattatacaactatCATGGTCAAAATCTATGTTAGTATGATATCCTTGTCCATAAATTGTTTGCAAACAGTTACATCACTACTAGCTACATGCACGTTCTGTATGCGAGCTACAATAGCACTTGTGGTGATTTGTTATGATTACTATATACTGTGACTGGCTCATATGGTACACAGAATTTCTAAATCTTGCAAAAAGTGAATCGTTTCTAAATTTAGCTGCATGGTACATTTTGAGATCTTTACCAGTTGGATAACAGGCTGCCAACCAATGCTAGAAAGCTGCATCTTGAAGTAACAGAATCTAGATCACATACCTATAATACATGACATTTTCCATgcataacagcttggctgtaaaaAACGTGAAAGTAAAAGCAACAgtagagctgatatctggagtggtCAAAGATTAATGTTAATACAACTAACTATGCATAATGCACTAAGATGTAACTTTGGGCCTTCATCATTAACTAAAGCTGTACattcagtcttgctgcattcatTATTAATACCTTTCAACTTTACTTTACTAGTACCATAATTCGTTTTATTTTCATGTAAATTATTTTAGTGATTAAAAAGTttaatgtaaaaatattttatatgattacgtgaatgactgttctattagagtagttcaaaatttttgtgtaagcaATTTTCATAGAAGTTTTTACATCTGAAAATTATTTACAACAAAAATAGAAGCACATTACAATAGTTTGGTCATCTTCTTCTCTACTCTGATTATTGAAAAAGGCATCCTGATCAGTAGTGAATTCAAAGGAAATGATTAgaaatgcagcaagactgaatGTAGAGCAGGAGCAATGGTAATTTAAAACCCAATGCACTTTGTGTATTGTACGTGTGTTGTATTGACATCATTCTTGGTTGCTCCAGATACCAGCTCTATTGGTGCCAGTTACTGTAACATTCATGGACATGCCAATTTTACACTGCTTTTTCATGTGGGATTTAATAACAAGACAATGATAACAATAGTATCACTAAAAATAGATTTGAAAATGTGATGGACTACTTTATGCAGACCAAATAATGACTTTACCATGCATTAAAATCTCTCACACAAAAATTACTGGGATTACAGGTAGCCACACATCCACATTTGAGGTATGGAGCAGCCTACTGGCTCATGTGCTGGCTGTGCACAGGTCATCTTATCCCCACGAGGGTATTGACTTTAATTGTGTAGCTCCTGAGTAACATAGCATATCATACGTAGCTATTGTGAAGGCATACCCATATATATCAGCCATTGTGCTTTCCCCATATTTTTTGATTGCTACTGTGTGCACAATAAagtaatcaagactcacggtagtgagtcgcgcggccaagaaactacaaagcgcacgcccaattaaaagacgcgcggccactactgtgagttatttacgtgtagggccggtttcgcaatattagtcctaaattacgcaacatctttcaatagatttgtattgcgttacgtgttaaaaaaatctttaggagtcgtcatcatagttttcttgcgacctcgctaaaataaaaaagtaaccatcgcaaaataaaaaataggcgtattgcactttatttctctaccttatgttacaactactgtcacgttataccagtcaacatagtcgtgtttgtatagtccatctagcactgacattatccaatcctggtttgcctatacgcgtattttcttcaatcaaacctctaatccctacaataacttttaaagacacgatgtggacacaaactctaatgcctgataaacaagttgtgacagcgtgctgaaccgtaagttccctagggatggcgttttaagcagaaatcttttaaattccatttagtaccacaccccatgcgagcgtttataaattgcCAATTGtcttatggtttgaagaacaaaatcactagcgaaggtgctttagcatactcttcaattctctatttacatgtaatttttaatagattaaccacaaaggccggtaaggtgaatacaaaaggtaacaagcctttaggggttaccacctctatgtagtgtgtaccatgtagcttgtgttgtggctttcattaagtattatgcacacacaaatggtgcaacaaaattttgtaatggattgctcgaatgtggttcgtggtgttgtggctcgaatgtgtttcatggtttgccagtgaccatgtatgagttggggttgttccacacaacttacacaatattcaaattgcatgatggccatgataatttcttgccatatggtaaacatacaacaatgtgtaattaacatcacatcaagacttgactaaaaatagttccaacaatagtgatgatttcttgtatgtcagcatgatgatactgagacctgtaaaagaataagcaggcactgaagttaaccttaaattaaacactcatgcaactgacctggaacatcggtcgcaacaccaaaaacacttgtttcgatatctgatgacacaatccagcaggcactgaattaaaagagaatgtacaaaaaatcaatatgccgggctgtgtcaataatagcatggataatcaaaataaacaaaaattatatcccaggctaagtgaatgaataacataacagttgggtaagcatgttaaacctgaacattaggacattagtcaaacaaaagtacgctatcacaacttggtcataatacaatgtttgtaccactggacttcacactggatgcccaaaaattgtgccattccgggacaacagcataatattatgaaacaaatagttactacaacacagaaggcttactgttgcactgtctacactgatataccataattttaaaaacataacaagtgggcattaaatacaatacacttaacatctgggtactaggaaaaaatcactaacatcacaacatgtaaactgacctggaaattaacacccttgatgccactacagtctacactggatacttgttcgaacccatcaacactatgcctgatacatctgagtagactgacctgcaaattcacatcactagtatacagtgataattgataactacaaaaacaacaattgcaataatacaattcttctgtacgtcaactgacctgaaattcatgacactcaataccgagacctgtaaaagaatgagcaggcactgaagtcaaccttaaattacacatgcaaactgacctggaacatcggtcgcaacaccaaagacatcttctgatgaaacaatccagcaggcactgaattaaaaagagaatgtgcaaaaaatcaatatgccaggctgtaccaataaaggatcaATAATCAATATGAACTAAAAAAAATATATcacatatgcaggttaagtgagtaacataactgttgggtaagcaagtaaaccagaacatttggtcattagtcaaacaaagtacgctatcacaaactggtcactgataattgataactacaacaagaacaattgcaataatacaattcctctgaacgttaactgacctgaaattcatgacacctggcctgtatctttgttcctgcatggtctcaacttacatacgtaccatgatcacattcaactgctagtggataaaccggtatgaccagatggcctgcaaaaaccaacaagcaggcgttaaatacaatacacctaaagcctggaatatgaaaaatattatataagcactaTTCCACactaatataataataaattataggatgttgtggaacttgcctaaacatgtaaacttgaacatgaggacaactgcataatctggacacttggaattgtccaatacctgatgaaccgcaagtaggtactaatgacattcacttcaacattttatcccagctgggtgaatctcttgtaactgagtaaaaaggtgtttattttccacctgcaaccaaagttctacatttccgtggttgggtgtacataaacgGCTGACCTGGAAAATTAGTATGCCATAGGgatatggaaatggttcctttccttctgttgtgacattacttacagctgactggtaaatgatcatcgatgtccccatggacctcaacaatgagtataccaataacttcacaagttggaatgaatttcctttcaacatgtggtggaatgaatttcctttcaacatctggtggacaggtccaaaaaccctatcgcacaaacacggtgaatcagtgtgtggcgatgtgacacgtcgcacaaacttcactcctcgtttcgttagcatcaagaccggcatatgtcatagagtccctcagtattcttgactcttactttttcaagcgttgctcaagcgatgtagtttctcacgaggggctcgagtttctcagtaaagtcgagccgattaaagtacgcctcaccatccagttacattcttaaagcattcaatttaaaaccacgtatcacgagtgtccgcttaaggtaattagggactttccacgagatttcccctaaatagatcacgtgttagttgtcaatctggtggtatacatggttcaacaatgcggtaagtgtactttattatagtataagctgtcaatgaataatcgtttgtgcactgctaaactaagttatttttgtgtgataagcatgcttgaggaagggtctgggggacgagactaatgttttgacagcagttgatgatggccaggcaaagaactgcgagaagaactactatgatagtatgatagtagggaaaaattcccacccctatagctctgcataggggcattaactagcattatctacagttactgtatgttgctgatatgtacattcaggccaagaataaaggtgaaagtggtagtaaggctcaatcctattattctgcctaacaggcaagggagtctgagactgtgggggcatgctccctcaggaaagtataagtactacaactattttgttttaattgcttcatcaagtataaaaatttcagtcaaaaggtgatgattgagctctggtcttatgcactggttggagtggttgtatcgatactgcactgtgacatccttgaggggttagtgctggcattgtccatggcaatgctATTTCATTTCCccaagtcttgatgattgagtcctccattcctttctctgctgctccaatcctgaagttgtgaccatggtgacgatcgaggctctggtcttgcatctatactgtactgcaacacccttgaggggttagtaccggcattgtccatcgcaatactgttccatctcccatatacaagtcttgatggttgagtcctctattcctttctctgctgctctaatcctgaagttgtgaccaaaatattaaaaaatggttataacatgataaatgattatgatgataacaattacaaatgtatttatagctgtgtagcaactgtgaactaattaggcacttgcaagtttaattaggtgtctgaagcatttaacatgcacagatatgagatatattcatcacgtgcaggcagtaaagataaatttactctaatagaacagtcatactacaccgtaaattcatacttccaaatttatggtgttatgaaacaatcattattatgtatggattttactgactctccaagataatattctgcatta
This region includes:
- the LOC136257330 gene encoding uncharacterized protein isoform X6, which produces MFWFTCLPNSACWIVSSEDVFGVATDVPGLGIECHEFQVSLLRCIRHSVDGFEQVSSVDCSGIKGVNFQCLLDCVIRYRNKCFWCCDRCSRSQYHHADIQEIITIVGTIFSQVLM
- the LOC136257330 gene encoding uncharacterized protein isoform X3, which encodes MTKCSGLLAYPTVPAGLFHQKMSLVLRPMFQVSVLSVMNFSYQLSLYTSDVNLQVSLLRCIRHSVDGFEQVSSVDCSGIKGVNFQCLLDCVIRYRNKCFWCCDRCSRSQYHHADIQEIITIVGTIFSQVLM
- the LOC136257330 gene encoding uncharacterized protein isoform X2; this translates as MNFSACWIVSSEDVFGVATDVPGLGIECHEFQVSLLRCIRHSVDGFEQVSSVDCSGIKGVNFQVSLLRCIRHSVDGFEQVSSVDCSGIKGVNFQCLLDCVIRYRNKCFWCCDRCSRSQYHHADIQEIITIVGTIFSQVLM
- the LOC136257330 gene encoding uncharacterized protein isoform X5, encoding MQEQRYRPGVMNFSACWIVSSEDVFGVATDVPGLGIECHEFQVSLLRCIRHSVDGFEQVSSVDCSGIKGVNFQCLLDCVIRYRNKCFWCCDRCSRSQYHHADIQEIITIVGTIFSQVLM
- the LOC136257330 gene encoding uncharacterized protein isoform X1; translation: MSLVLRPMFQVSVLSVMNFSYQLSLYTSDVNLQVSLLRCIRHSVDGFEQVSSVDCSGIKGVNFQVSLLRCIRHSVDGFEQVSSVDCSGIKGVNFQCLLDCVIRYRNKCFWCCDRCSRSQYHHADIQEIITIVGTIFSQVLM
- the LOC136257330 gene encoding uncharacterized protein isoform X4, whose translation is MFWFTCLPNMPAGLFHQKMSLVLRPMFQVSVLSVMNFSYQLSLYTSDVNLQVSLLRCIRHSVDGFEQVSSVDCSGIKGVNFQCLLDCVIRYRNKCFWCCDRCSRSQYHHADIQEIITIVGTIFSQVLM